From the genome of Halobellus litoreus, one region includes:
- a CDS encoding creatininase family protein, producing MTWEEAEEAFETADYVVLPCGSTEQHSLHLPTSVDTLRSSHLTDELAERAPDHGLELLVLPPLPYGYSEHHLPFSGTITLDAETYCEVIVDIGRSVKKHGGKRFLITNFHAGNIEPHKLAIDRLQREYDLPTRYVNWTDFARDKLEARFGDKWGHAGEHETSVIEHYRPELVRQGKKQPQTLHDVAESEQFRYFDDLTVEGGLGDPTDSDPAFIADIIEETTDKVLSDLKTGNQDV from the coding sequence ATGACCTGGGAAGAGGCTGAGGAGGCATTCGAGACCGCTGACTACGTCGTCCTTCCGTGTGGAAGCACGGAACAGCACTCGCTGCATCTCCCGACGTCAGTGGATACGCTGCGTTCATCCCATCTCACGGATGAACTTGCGGAACGTGCGCCGGACCACGGACTCGAACTGTTAGTGCTGCCGCCGCTGCCGTACGGGTATTCGGAGCATCACCTTCCGTTCTCTGGGACAATCACGCTTGACGCCGAGACGTACTGTGAAGTCATCGTGGATATCGGTCGATCGGTGAAGAAACACGGAGGGAAGCGATTCCTTATCACGAATTTCCACGCCGGCAACATTGAACCGCACAAGCTTGCGATCGATCGCCTCCAGCGCGAGTATGATCTCCCGACACGCTACGTCAACTGGACAGACTTCGCTCGCGACAAGCTCGAAGCCCGCTTCGGTGACAAGTGGGGACACGCTGGCGAACACGAGACGAGCGTGATAGAACACTATCGACCGGAACTGGTACGGCAGGGGAAAAAGCAGCCACAGACCTTACACGATGTTGCCGAGTCCGAACAGTTTCGGTATTTCGATGATCTCACGGTGGAAGGTGGACTCGGCGATCCGACCGACTCCGACCCGGCGTTCATAGCCGACATTATCGAAGAGACAACGGACAAAGTTCTCAGCGACCTCAAAACCGGGAATCAAGATGTTTAG
- a CDS encoding polysaccharide deacetylase family protein, giving the protein MARANVCLTVDFDAVSSWIHSFDEADSARNLSRGLFGVDVGAPRLLEIFDDHDITTTWFVPGHTVESFPDAVEAVWADGTGHDIQHHGWSHTRPSTYADKPSERADIERGIEAIQGLTGRQPVGYRSPSWDFSSNTLSLLEEFGFEWDSSQMATEFHPYFLRQGWEAPVDAPYERGDKTEIAEVPVSWQRDDFPAFAFSRQRGYANERAIFEMWESQFDWMYRNVENGTYVLTMHPQIMGYSHRISHLESLIATLESYPDVEFTTVDAVASEL; this is encoded by the coding sequence ATGGCTCGAGCCAACGTATGTCTCACAGTGGATTTCGATGCAGTTTCCTCTTGGATTCATTCGTTCGACGAGGCCGATAGTGCGCGAAATCTCTCCCGCGGTTTGTTTGGGGTGGATGTGGGTGCACCACGTCTTCTCGAAATCTTCGACGACCACGACATTACGACAACTTGGTTCGTGCCCGGGCACACCGTCGAGAGTTTCCCAGACGCCGTCGAAGCTGTCTGGGCTGACGGGACAGGACACGACATCCAGCACCACGGGTGGTCGCATACTCGCCCCTCAACGTACGCCGATAAACCAAGCGAACGGGCGGATATCGAGCGTGGAATCGAGGCAATACAAGGACTCACCGGACGACAGCCAGTCGGATACCGGTCTCCTTCCTGGGATTTCTCGTCTAATACGCTCTCTCTGCTCGAAGAATTTGGGTTTGAGTGGGACTCCAGTCAAATGGCCACCGAGTTTCACCCCTATTTCCTTCGGCAGGGGTGGGAGGCACCGGTGGATGCTCCGTACGAGCGTGGGGATAAGACCGAGATAGCCGAAGTGCCGGTGTCGTGGCAGCGTGATGACTTCCCTGCCTTCGCATTTAGTCGTCAGCGCGGCTATGCGAACGAACGGGCAATCTTCGAGATGTGGGAATCCCAGTTTGATTGGATGTACCGTAACGTAGAGAACGGCACATATGTATTAACGATGCATCCCCAAATTATGGGATATTCCCACCGAATTAGTCACTTAGAATCACTCATTGCGACTCTGGAGTCATATCCTGATGTCGAATTTACCACTGTAGACGCCGTTGCATCTGAACTGTAG
- a CDS encoding SDR family NAD(P)-dependent oxidoreductase, whose protein sequence is MSTCALVTGAASGIGRAVVDRFRVDESLDHVAAFDVDSTVQTVFDDDDVSTYDVDVRDHEAVHEAVDDIENKHNITALVNNAAVSRYVWLGDLTPEEWHEVIDINLTGQYNIAHAVGPRMFEREEGAIVNISSTAGQRGSASAGVHYSASKAGIFGLTKGLAKQLAPSVKVNCVVPGLIDTPLVTDSDLWSDEELAAFIDRLPTNRLGEPDEVARVVHFLCGEGSAYMTGSVVNVDGGSGLV, encoded by the coding sequence ATGTCGACCTGTGCTCTTGTTACCGGTGCCGCCTCTGGAATTGGTCGTGCAGTCGTTGACCGATTCAGAGTCGACGAGTCTCTCGATCACGTTGCTGCATTTGACGTCGATTCGACTGTCCAGACCGTATTTGACGACGACGATGTTTCGACGTATGACGTCGATGTACGTGACCACGAGGCGGTACACGAGGCTGTTGATGACATCGAAAATAAGCATAATATCACTGCGCTGGTGAACAACGCCGCAGTCTCACGGTACGTCTGGCTCGGAGATCTCACGCCTGAGGAATGGCACGAAGTTATTGATATCAATCTCACAGGACAGTATAACATCGCCCACGCGGTTGGACCACGTATGTTTGAGCGTGAGGAGGGCGCGATCGTGAACATCTCCTCAACAGCGGGGCAGCGTGGTAGTGCAAGCGCGGGCGTTCACTATTCTGCCTCGAAGGCCGGGATCTTCGGCCTTACAAAGGGACTCGCAAAGCAACTAGCGCCTTCTGTCAAGGTGAATTGTGTCGTTCCGGGGCTTATCGACACTCCTCTGGTAACGGATTCCGATCTGTGGTCCGACGAGGAATTAGCTGCATTCATCGACCGACTCCCGACCAATCGCCTCGGCGAACCGGACGAAGTCGCGCGAGTCGTTCACTTTCTCTGTGGGGAAGGTAGTGCCTATATGACTGGAAGTGTTGTGAACGTCGACGGCGGGTCGGGACTCGTATAA
- the psmA gene encoding archaeal proteasome endopeptidase complex subunit alpha — translation MNRNDQQAYDRGTSLFSPDGRIYQVEYAREAVKRGAPSLGIRTADGVVLAAQRRTSSSLMEGDSIEKLHKLDDFLGAASAGHVADARRLIDGARTAAQRNRLRYGEPLGVETLTKTLSDEIQETTQYGGTRPFGAALLIAGMDDSGSEPRLYQTDPSGAPQEWRAVAIGSGRDDIQEFLESNWSEALSVDDGVEIAVRALLANNDDLDAASVTVATITADGYRPVSEDEIAEVIDEYGSADEDAEDSE, via the coding sequence ATGAACCGAAACGACCAGCAGGCGTACGACCGGGGGACCTCGCTCTTCTCTCCCGACGGACGCATCTATCAGGTCGAGTACGCTCGCGAAGCGGTCAAGCGCGGTGCACCGAGCCTCGGGATTCGGACCGCCGACGGCGTCGTACTCGCCGCACAGCGCCGGACCAGTTCCTCGCTGATGGAGGGCGACAGCATCGAGAAACTCCACAAACTCGACGACTTCCTGGGAGCGGCCTCGGCCGGCCACGTCGCCGACGCCCGCCGACTGATCGACGGGGCGCGGACGGCCGCCCAGCGGAACCGCCTTCGCTACGGCGAACCGCTCGGCGTCGAAACGCTCACGAAGACGCTCTCCGACGAGATTCAGGAGACGACGCAGTACGGCGGGACGAGACCGTTCGGGGCCGCACTCCTGATCGCGGGGATGGACGACTCGGGCTCGGAACCGCGACTCTATCAGACCGATCCCTCGGGTGCACCCCAAGAGTGGCGGGCGGTCGCTATCGGATCCGGTCGCGACGACATCCAGGAGTTCCTCGAATCCAACTGGTCCGAAGCGCTCTCCGTCGACGACGGTGTCGAGATCGCGGTCCGAGCCCTCCTTGCGAACAACGACGACCTCGACGCCGCGAGCGTGACCGTCGCCACGATCACGGCCGACGGCTATCGGCCGGTTTCCGAAGACGAGATCGCCGAGGTGATCGACGAATACGGATCGGCCGACGAAGACGCCGAAGATAGCGAATAG
- a CDS encoding HVO_2922 family protein, with protein MSATFEVYEDRSGKYRWRLVHDNGNIIADSGEGYATKQKATQGIESVKQNAPEADVVETDS; from the coding sequence ATGAGCGCCACGTTCGAGGTGTACGAGGACCGCTCCGGGAAGTACCGCTGGCGGCTCGTCCACGACAACGGCAACATCATCGCCGACAGCGGTGAGGGCTACGCGACCAAACAGAAGGCGACGCAGGGAATCGAGAGCGTCAAGCAAAACGCGCCCGAAGCCGACGTCGTGGAGACTGATTCCTGA
- a CDS encoding dihydrofolate reductase, giving the protein MTSETDAASETADSDVDAGPRADAGDAADESLDTDLEIVLIAAVAENGVIGRDGGMPWHYAEDLKHFKRTTTGHPVIVGRKTYETVVDALGEPFPGRTSVVLSSQSLELPEGAVLANSVAEAVERAEADAAERGVETAYVAGGGRIYEQFLPHATRLVLTEIHGTYDGDTRFPVPDDDEWIEADRDSRDEFDFVTYERVDG; this is encoded by the coding sequence ATGACCTCGGAGACGGACGCCGCCTCTGAGACCGCCGATTCCGACGTCGACGCCGGCCCCCGGGCCGACGCTGGGGACGCCGCAGACGAGAGCCTCGACACCGACCTCGAAATCGTCCTGATCGCCGCAGTCGCCGAGAACGGCGTGATCGGCCGCGACGGCGGAATGCCCTGGCACTACGCCGAGGACCTGAAACACTTCAAACGGACGACGACCGGGCACCCGGTGATCGTCGGACGCAAGACCTACGAGACGGTCGTCGACGCCCTCGGGGAACCGTTCCCGGGCCGGACGAGCGTCGTGCTCTCCTCCCAGTCGCTGGAACTTCCCGAGGGGGCGGTGCTCGCGAACTCCGTCGCGGAGGCCGTCGAACGAGCCGAAGCCGACGCCGCCGAACGGGGCGTCGAGACGGCGTACGTCGCGGGCGGCGGTCGAATTTACGAGCAGTTCCTCCCGCACGCGACGCGCCTCGTGCTCACGGAGATTCACGGGACCTACGACGGCGACACGCGCTTTCCGGTCCCGGACGACGACGAGTGGATCGAGGCGGATCGCGACTCTCGCGACGAGTTCGACTTTGTCACGTACGAGCGCGTCGACGGCTGA
- the thyA gene encoding thymidylate synthase: MRQYLDLVTDVLETGGHKPNRTGVDTISAFSRHYEVDLSAGFPLLTTKDLSGARWNSLIHEFVWYLSGEEHIRSLREETGIWDAWADEAGHLDTAYGRFWRRFPVPEEGLPGESWPDDDHRWMNDEGTFDQIQYVLDQLRENPNSRRIVVNAWHPANAAVSTLPPCHYTFVLNVQGDELNVHLHQRSGDVALGIPFNIAAYSLLATAIAQRTGFEPGRFAHSVVDSHIYCGAGERGAWYADNLDALQSRVAAVEERSEYREVREWLEDAAPPEADGEERYDHVPGLLEQCAREPRERPAIDVADVPLDELAFDDVELSGYDPAPGIRFAVAE; this comes from the coding sequence ATGCGTCAGTACCTCGATCTCGTCACCGACGTCCTCGAAACCGGGGGACACAAGCCGAACCGCACCGGCGTGGACACGATATCCGCGTTCAGCCGCCACTACGAAGTCGACCTCTCGGCGGGGTTCCCGCTGCTCACGACGAAGGACCTCTCGGGGGCGCGGTGGAACTCGCTGATCCACGAGTTCGTCTGGTACCTCTCCGGCGAGGAACACATCCGGAGCCTCCGCGAGGAGACCGGAATCTGGGACGCCTGGGCCGACGAGGCGGGGCATCTCGACACCGCCTACGGGCGCTTCTGGCGTCGGTTCCCCGTTCCCGAGGAGGGGCTCCCCGGCGAGTCGTGGCCCGACGACGACCACCGCTGGATGAACGACGAGGGGACGTTCGATCAGATCCAGTACGTCCTCGATCAGTTGCGCGAGAACCCCAACTCCCGGCGCATCGTCGTCAACGCGTGGCACCCGGCGAACGCCGCCGTCTCGACGCTGCCGCCGTGTCACTACACGTTCGTGCTCAACGTTCAGGGCGACGAACTGAACGTGCACCTGCACCAGCGGTCCGGCGACGTCGCGCTCGGGATCCCGTTCAACATCGCGGCGTACTCGCTGCTGGCGACCGCCATCGCGCAGCGGACCGGCTTCGAGCCGGGACGGTTCGCGCACTCGGTCGTCGATTCGCACATCTACTGCGGGGCCGGCGAACGCGGCGCGTGGTACGCCGACAACCTCGACGCGTTGCAGTCGCGGGTCGCGGCCGTTGAGGAGCGGTCCGAGTACCGCGAGGTCCGTGAGTGGCTCGAAGACGCGGCTCCACCGGAGGCCGACGGCGAGGAGCGGTACGATCACGTCCCCGGCCTGCTCGAACAGTGCGCACGCGAGCCGCGCGAGCGGCCCGCCATCGACGTGGCCGACGTTCCCCTCGACGAACTCGCCTTCGACGACGTCGAACTGTCGGGGTACGATCCCGCGCCCGGAATCCGCTTCGCGGTGGCCGAGTGA